A part of Deinococcus radiotolerans genomic DNA contains:
- a CDS encoding DNA topoisomerase IB: MTSRTELLAGEYLRREGSDPKKFKYFWPDDTPYREQAGIDRIAKLAVPPAYVDVYVSPDPDAELQAFGRDAAGRLQYRYHPDFVQAGALKKWQRLTRFAGALGTLKTVTASDLRAQGLPPRKVTALMTRLLHVARFRVGSDIYAQQHKTYGLSTLRQRHVQVSGNTVTFHFKGKHGITQHKATTDRTLATNITRLLELPGPWLFQTTDAEGARRRVRSGELNAYLKEVIGPFTAKDFRTWGGTLLAAEYLAEAGVADTEKQARQALVDCVKYVAADLGNTPAVTRSSYICPVIFDRYLEGKILDDYEPRASKGESDLDGLTRSEAALKRLLESEKTLRTRRGKKAA, translated from the coding sequence ATGACGTCCCGCACCGAGCTCCTCGCCGGGGAATACTTGCGCCGTGAGGGCAGCGACCCCAAAAAATTCAAGTACTTCTGGCCGGACGACACTCCCTACCGCGAACAAGCCGGGATTGACCGCATCGCCAAACTGGCCGTTCCGCCCGCCTACGTGGACGTGTACGTCAGCCCCGACCCGGACGCTGAACTCCAGGCCTTCGGCCGCGACGCCGCCGGACGCCTCCAGTACCGCTACCACCCGGACTTCGTGCAGGCCGGCGCGCTGAAAAAATGGCAGCGCCTCACCCGCTTCGCCGGGGCGCTCGGCACCCTCAAGACCGTCACCGCCAGCGACCTGCGTGCCCAGGGCCTCCCCCCCCGCAAGGTCACGGCCCTCATGACCCGCCTGCTGCACGTCGCCCGCTTCCGCGTCGGCAGCGACATCTACGCCCAGCAGCACAAAACCTACGGCCTCAGCACCCTCCGCCAGCGGCACGTGCAGGTCAGCGGCAACACCGTCACCTTCCACTTCAAGGGCAAGCACGGCATCACCCAGCACAAGGCCACCACCGACCGCACCCTCGCCACGAACATCACCCGCCTGCTCGAACTCCCCGGCCCGTGGCTGTTCCAGACCACAGACGCCGAGGGCGCCCGCCGGCGCGTCCGCAGCGGCGAACTCAACGCGTACCTCAAGGAAGTCATCGGCCCCTTCACCGCCAAGGACTTCCGCACCTGGGGCGGCACCCTCCTCGCCGCCGAGTACCTCGCCGAAGCGGGCGTCGCCGACACCGAAAAACAGGCCCGGCAGGCCCTCGTCGACTGCGTCAAGTACGTCGCCGCCGACCTCGGCAACACCCCCGCCGTCACCCGCAGCAGCTACATCTGCCCCGTCATCTTCGACCGCTACCTTGAAGGCAAGATCCTCGACGACTACGAACCCCGCGCCAGCAAAGGAGAGAGCGACCTGGACGGCTTGACCCGCAGCGAAGCGGCGCTCAAGCGGCTGCTGGAAAGCGAAAAGACCCTCAGGACCAGAAGAGGGAAGAAAGCAGCGTGA
- the ung gene encoding uracil-DNA glycosylase: MLGGTQLVWFKKDLRAHDHAPLAEAARRGPVLPVFIYEPEQLTHEEFAGHHLTYLNESLRELDASLRALGTPLVVRVGEAVAVLDELREAHGVTGVWAHEETGNGVSYVRDRRVRAWARARGLPLTELPQNGVIRRMRNRDGWAATWEERLSAPQVAAPAHLTGVDADPGRLRTHAELGVPANAKIIPPGGRAAALDTLESFLAVRGVNYMREMSSPLSAESSCSRLSAPLAFGTVSLREVVQATRVRLAQVRGDTGADPRWVRSLRSYESRLHWHCHFMQRLESQPDMEFRTLNRALDGLREHEWTPEFFDRWQAGQTGYPLIDACMRMLQDTGWLNFRMRALLVSFATQHLWLHWRRPGLFLAREWLDNEPGIHWSQMQMQSSTVGINRVRIYSPTRQAREQDPDGVFLRRWLPELADVPTDFIHAPWEWSGAGRLSYPPPIVNEHEAGRRARARISAARASPAFEVEARRIYVKHGSRKKADLRAERKAKGLPEKSPPTPRPRAVQRTIMSDQPDLFGHTPTSDTPKAIVPSGLPDDWQQVLAGEFSAPYFHELKDFLVAERRAGNVFPPAPDVFNALRFTPLGDVKVLILGQDPYHRPGQAHGLSFSVRPGVTIPPSLRNIYKELAADLPGFTPPRHGYLKAWAEQGILLLNAVLTVREGQANSHANKGWEHFTDAVIRAVNAKPDRVVFVLWGAYARKKKKLITGAQHVIIESAHPSPLSEAKFFGSRPFSQVNAALEEAGLTPINWQLPMKAEE; the protein is encoded by the coding sequence ATGCTGGGCGGGACTCAACTCGTGTGGTTCAAGAAGGACCTGCGCGCGCACGATCACGCGCCCCTGGCTGAGGCCGCGCGGCGCGGCCCGGTCCTGCCCGTGTTCATCTACGAGCCCGAGCAGCTGACCCACGAGGAGTTCGCCGGGCATCACCTGACGTACCTGAACGAGTCCCTGCGCGAGCTGGACGCCAGCCTGCGCGCCCTGGGCACCCCGCTGGTCGTCCGGGTGGGCGAGGCGGTGGCGGTGCTCGACGAACTGCGCGAGGCGCACGGCGTGACCGGTGTATGGGCGCACGAGGAAACCGGCAACGGCGTGAGCTACGTGCGGGACCGCCGGGTGCGGGCCTGGGCGCGGGCGCGCGGGCTGCCCCTGACGGAACTGCCGCAGAATGGCGTGATCCGCCGCATGCGCAACCGGGACGGCTGGGCCGCCACCTGGGAGGAGCGCCTGAGCGCCCCGCAGGTCGCCGCGCCCGCGCACCTGACCGGCGTGGACGCCGACCCCGGCCGCCTGCGCACCCACGCCGAACTGGGCGTACCCGCCAACGCGAAGATTATTCCGCCAGGGGGCCGCGCCGCCGCGCTGGACACGCTGGAGTCCTTTCTGGCTGTACGCGGCGTGAACTACATGCGCGAGATGAGCAGCCCCCTGAGCGCCGAAAGCAGCTGCTCGCGCCTGAGCGCGCCGCTGGCCTTCGGTACCGTGTCCCTGCGGGAGGTCGTGCAGGCCACCCGCGTGCGCCTCGCGCAGGTGCGCGGCGACACAGGCGCCGACCCGCGCTGGGTGCGGTCCCTGCGCTCGTACGAGTCGCGGCTGCACTGGCACTGCCACTTCATGCAGCGCCTGGAAAGCCAGCCGGACATGGAATTCCGCACCCTGAACCGCGCCCTGGATGGCCTGCGCGAACACGAGTGGACCCCGGAGTTCTTCGACCGCTGGCAGGCCGGGCAGACCGGCTACCCCCTGATCGACGCCTGCATGCGAATGCTGCAAGACACCGGCTGGTTGAATTTCCGCATGCGGGCCCTGCTGGTCAGTTTCGCCACGCAGCACCTCTGGCTGCACTGGCGCCGCCCGGGCCTGTTCCTGGCGCGCGAGTGGCTGGACAACGAGCCCGGCATTCACTGGTCGCAGATGCAGATGCAGAGCAGCACGGTCGGCATCAACCGCGTGCGCATCTACTCCCCGACCCGGCAGGCGCGCGAACAGGACCCGGACGGGGTGTTCCTGCGCCGCTGGCTGCCGGAACTCGCGGACGTGCCCACTGACTTCATCCACGCCCCGTGGGAGTGGAGCGGCGCCGGACGCCTGAGTTACCCGCCCCCCATCGTGAACGAACACGAGGCCGGACGCCGCGCCCGCGCCCGCATCAGCGCCGCCCGCGCCAGCCCCGCATTCGAGGTCGAAGCCCGCCGCATCTACGTGAAGCACGGCAGCCGCAAGAAAGCCGACCTCCGGGCCGAACGGAAAGCCAAGGGACTCCCGGAGAAATCCCCACCCACGCCGCGCCCCCGTGCCGTACAAAGGACCATCATGAGCGACCAGCCCGACCTCTTCGGCCACACGCCCACATCCGACACCCCGAAAGCCATCGTGCCCAGCGGCCTCCCCGACGACTGGCAGCAGGTCCTGGCCGGGGAGTTCAGCGCCCCATACTTCCACGAACTGAAGGACTTCCTGGTGGCAGAACGCCGCGCTGGCAACGTTTTCCCGCCCGCGCCGGACGTGTTCAACGCGCTGCGCTTCACGCCCCTGGGTGACGTGAAGGTCCTGATCCTGGGCCAGGACCCCTACCACCGCCCCGGGCAGGCGCACGGCCTGAGCTTCAGCGTCCGCCCCGGCGTGACCATCCCCCCCTCCTTACGCAACATCTACAAGGAGCTCGCCGCTGACTTGCCCGGCTTCACCCCACCCCGCCACGGGTACCTGAAAGCCTGGGCCGAGCAGGGCATCCTGCTCCTGAACGCCGTCCTCACCGTCCGCGAGGGGCAGGCCAACAGTCACGCGAACAAGGGCTGGGAGCACTTCACGGACGCCGTCATCCGCGCCGTGAACGCCAAACCCGACCGGGTCGTGTTCGTCCTGTGGGGCGCCTACGCCCGTAAGAAGAAGAAACTCATCACCGGCGCCCAGCACGTCATCATCGAGTCCGCGCACCCCAGCCCCCTGAGCGAGGCGAAATTCTTCGGCAGCCGCCCCTTCAGCCAGGTGAACGCCGCCCTGGAAGAGGCGGGCCTCACGCCCATCAACTGGCAGCTGCCCATGAAGGCCGAAGAATGA
- the carA gene encoding glutamine-hydrolyzing carbamoyl-phosphate synthase small subunit has protein sequence MIRKERAILALEDGTVYRGYAFGHRGETVGEVVFNTSMTGYQEIMTDPSYNGQIVTITYPHVGNYGVAIYDMESNKPYVRGFIGREFSGEYSNHRAQQSLEAFMQQYGVVSIQGIDTRALVRRLRTGGVVKGVIAHRSFTHPEDPYGEFTPAEEAVYVGRALGHQDIDGHDMTKEVTTALPYAFPTLRHGKRVVLMDFGIKHTIIERLAEVGIEPIVVPAHTTPAQIMALQPHGLFLSNGPGDPAPLEYAHKTAWELMGLLPTFGICLGHQILGLAAGGKTFKMKFGHRGGNQPVKNLLTGNVEITSQNHGYAVDIDSIPNGAFVPTHVNLNDGTLEGMAHSRYPVFSVQYHPEASPGPHDSRYLFDRFIEEIDAFDGGNGTPIVKASAGRLGV, from the coding sequence GGGTACCAGGAGATCATGACCGATCCCTCGTACAACGGGCAGATCGTGACCATCACGTACCCGCACGTCGGGAACTACGGCGTGGCGATCTACGACATGGAGAGCAACAAGCCCTACGTGCGCGGCTTCATCGGCCGCGAGTTCAGCGGCGAGTACAGCAACCACCGCGCGCAGCAGTCCCTCGAAGCGTTCATGCAGCAGTACGGCGTGGTGAGCATCCAGGGCATCGACACGCGCGCGCTGGTGCGCCGCCTGCGCACGGGCGGCGTCGTCAAGGGCGTCATCGCGCACCGGTCTTTCACGCACCCGGAAGATCCGTACGGCGAGTTCACGCCCGCCGAGGAAGCCGTGTACGTCGGGCGCGCCCTGGGTCACCAGGACATTGACGGGCACGACATGACCAAGGAGGTCACGACTGCGCTGCCCTACGCGTTCCCCACCCTGCGCCACGGCAAGCGCGTGGTCCTGATGGACTTCGGGATCAAGCACACCATCATCGAGCGGCTTGCAGAGGTCGGCATCGAGCCCATCGTGGTGCCTGCCCACACCACCCCCGCGCAGATCATGGCGCTGCAACCGCACGGCCTGTTCCTGTCGAACGGCCCTGGTGACCCCGCCCCGCTGGAGTACGCGCACAAGACCGCGTGGGAACTCATGGGTCTGCTGCCCACCTTCGGCATCTGCCTGGGCCACCAGATTCTGGGCCTCGCGGCAGGCGGGAAGACCTTCAAGATGAAGTTCGGTCACCGCGGCGGCAACCAGCCCGTGAAGAACCTGCTGACCGGCAACGTGGAGATCACCAGTCAGAACCACGGGTACGCGGTGGACATCGACTCCATCCCCAATGGGGCGTTCGTGCCCACCCACGTGAACCTGAACGACGGCACCCTTGAGGGCATGGCGCACAGCCGCTACCCGGTGTTCTCCGTGCAGTACCACCCGGAAGCCAGCCCCGGCCCGCACGACAGCCGCTACCTCTTTGACCGCTTCATTGAGGAAATTGACGCGTTCGACGGCGGGAACGGTACGCCCATCGTGAAGGCCAGCGCCGGCCGGCTCGGCGTGTAA